The window CATCGACGGCCGGGTACAGCACTCCATCCTGCTGGAGATCTTCACCGACGAAGGCATCGGCACCATGGTCGTGCCCGACGAAGCCGAGGGGGAACAGTCATGACGGGGACCGGGAGCAACGCGGAGCTGACCACGCGGTGGCAGGGCGCGCTCATGAACAACTACGGCACTCCCCGGCTGCCCCTCGTGCGCGGTGCGGGCACGACGGTGTGGGACGCCGAGGGCCGCGCCTACCTCGACTTCGTCGGCGGCATCGCCACCAACGCCCTCGGCCACGCCCACCCGGCCGTCGTCGAGGCCGTCAGCCGGCAGATCGGCTCCCTCGGCCACATCTCGAACCTCTTCCTGGCCGAGCCCACCGTCGCCCTCGCCGAGCGGCTGCTGCAGCTGTTCGGCCGCGAGGGCCGGGTCTTCTTCTGCAACTCCGGCGCCGAGGCCAACGAGGCCGCCTTCAAGATCGGCCGGCTGACCGGGCGGACCCACATGGTCGCCACCGAGGGCGGCTTCCACGGCCGCACCATGGGCGCCCTCGCCCTCACCGGCCAGCCCGCCAAGCAGGAGCCGTTCCGGCCGCTGCCCGCCGACGTCACCCACGTGCCCTACGGGGACGCCCAGGCCCTGGCCGCGGCGGTCACCGAGGAGACCGCCCTCGTCGTCATCGAGCCGATCCAGGGCGAGAACGGCGTGGTCGTACCGCCGCCCGGCTACCTGAAGGCGGCCCGCGCGATCACCGCGGCCACCGGCGCCCTGCTCGTCCTCGACGAGGTGCAGACCGGCATCGGCCGCACCGGCACCTGGTTCGAGTACCAGGCCCACGAGGGCGTACTGCCCGACGTCGTCACCCTGGCCAAGCAGCTCGGCGGCGGACTCCCGCTCGGCGCCACCGTGGCCTTCGGCCGCGCCGCGGACCTGCTCGGGCCCGGCCAGCACGGCACCACCTTCGGCGGCAACCCGGTCGCCTGCGCCGCCGGACTCGCCGTCCTGGACACCATCGCCGGCGACGGACTGCTGGAGAATGTCAAGCGGCAGGGCGCGGCGCTGCGCGAGGGAATCGAGTCGCTGGGCCACCCGTTGATCGATTATGTCCGGGGCTCGGGCCTGCTCCTGGGTATCGTGCTCACCGGGCCGCACGCGCCTCAGGTGCAGCAGGCGGCCCAGGAGGCCGGTTTCCTGGTGAACGCCCCCGCCCCCGACGTCGTACGGCTCATGCCGCCGCTGAACCTGCGGGACGACGAGGCGGGAGCGCTGCTCCAGGCACTGCCCGGCATCCTCGAGGCGGCCCACGGGGACGGACGATCCGGAGAATGAGACGACGATGAGCCAGGCGCAGGACCACGAGCAGGCGGCGGGCGCCGGGCCGGCCGTGCCGCAGACCCGCACCGCACGGCACCGCCGGATCGTGGACATCCTCAACCGGCAGCCGGTGCGTTCGCAGAGCCAGCTGGCGAAGCTGCTCGCCGACGACGGGCTGAGCGTCACCCAGGCGACGCTCTCCCGGGACCTCGACGAACTGAACGCCGTGAAGATCCGCAACAACGACGGCGACCTGATCTACGCGGTGCCGAGCGAGGGCGGGTTCCGCACCCCGCGCGCCCCGCTCGGGGAGTCGGCGAAGGAGGAGCGGATGCGGCGCCTGTCCCAGGAGCTGCTCATCTCCGCGGAGGCCTCGGCCAACCTGGTCGTGCTGCGCACCCCGCCCGGGGCGGCGCAGTTCCTCGCCTCGGCCATCGACCAGGCCGAGCTGCACGACATCCTCGGCACCATCGCCGGTGACGACACGCTGCTGCTGATCAGCCGGGAGCCGACCGGCGGGCAGGCCCTCGCGGACCACCTGCTGCGACTGGCGCAGAACGGGCACTGACCCGCGTGCGGGGCCCGGCCCGCCGACGGAGAATGGGTATGTGATCTTCCGCGGCGAGCGGTCAGGCGGGCGGGCAATCCCCTGGCGGCCGTCGAACGTATACAGAGGTGTGTCGGGTTCCCGGTTCCCCGTCGGCCGTCTCCCGGACGAGGCTCTGCTGTCCGGGCTGGCCACCGGCGATCCGGAGCTCGCCGTGCTCTTCGTACGGAGGTTCCAGCACCGGGTCTTCGGTGTCGCCATGACCGTCACCGGGGACCAGCAACTCGCCGAGGACGTCGCTCAGCAGACGTTCGAGCGTGCGTGGCGGCATGCCCAGATCTACGACTCGCGCCGCGGTTCGGTCACGACCTGGCTGACCACCATCGCGCACAACCTCGCCATCGACGCCGTCCGCGCACGGCGGACGGAGCCGATGGCACCCGAGGACCTCGACCCCCTCCTCGGAGTCGTCACCGAGACCCCCGAGCGGTGGGCGCTGGCCGACGAGGCCTCCTCCCAGCTCCGGGCGGCCCTGGCACGGCTGCCGCGGGAGCAGGCCAGGGCCCTGATGATGGCAGGCATCTACGGCATGACGGCCCAGCAGGTCGCCGACGCGGAGAAGATCCCGCTGGGCACCGCCAAGACCCGGATCAGGGCGGCGATGGCGAAACTGCGCACCACGCTCGCGTCTCCGAAGCGAGGCGACCATGTCCAGTGACGCGAACTGCGAGAAGCTGCGGGAGGTCGGCGCCGAGCTGGCGCTGGGCGTGCTGCCCGGCCGCGAGCGGGC of the Streptomyces sp. 1222.5 genome contains:
- a CDS encoding acetylornithine transaminase: MTGTGSNAELTTRWQGALMNNYGTPRLPLVRGAGTTVWDAEGRAYLDFVGGIATNALGHAHPAVVEAVSRQIGSLGHISNLFLAEPTVALAERLLQLFGREGRVFFCNSGAEANEAAFKIGRLTGRTHMVATEGGFHGRTMGALALTGQPAKQEPFRPLPADVTHVPYGDAQALAAAVTEETALVVIEPIQGENGVVVPPPGYLKAARAITAATGALLVLDEVQTGIGRTGTWFEYQAHEGVLPDVVTLAKQLGGGLPLGATVAFGRAADLLGPGQHGTTFGGNPVACAAGLAVLDTIAGDGLLENVKRQGAALREGIESLGHPLIDYVRGSGLLLGIVLTGPHAPQVQQAAQEAGFLVNAPAPDVVRLMPPLNLRDDEAGALLQALPGILEAAHGDGRSGE
- a CDS encoding arginine repressor codes for the protein MSQAQDHEQAAGAGPAVPQTRTARHRRIVDILNRQPVRSQSQLAKLLADDGLSVTQATLSRDLDELNAVKIRNNDGDLIYAVPSEGGFRTPRAPLGESAKEERMRRLSQELLISAEASANLVVLRTPPGAAQFLASAIDQAELHDILGTIAGDDTLLLISREPTGGQALADHLLRLAQNGH
- a CDS encoding RNA polymerase sigma factor, with product MSGSRFPVGRLPDEALLSGLATGDPELAVLFVRRFQHRVFGVAMTVTGDQQLAEDVAQQTFERAWRHAQIYDSRRGSVTTWLTTIAHNLAIDAVRARRTEPMAPEDLDPLLGVVTETPERWALADEASSQLRAALARLPREQARALMMAGIYGMTAQQVADAEKIPLGTAKTRIRAAMAKLRTTLASPKRGDHVQ